A single genomic interval of Shewanella halotolerans harbors:
- a CDS encoding curli assembly protein CsgF, with protein sequence MNQAKSFRPIALLLAGAFSLSSQATQLIYTPVNPNFGGSYLNGSYLLANASAQNDHKGGSGYTPPSALERMASSLESRLMSQLFNDAANGGEGYLKTTDFEIQVVNEDGMLLVHITDLLTGETTVIEVGGLSDSSSVGG encoded by the coding sequence ATGAATCAAGCTAAGTCTTTTCGACCGATAGCCCTGCTATTGGCGGGTGCGTTCAGCCTGAGCTCTCAGGCGACGCAGCTTATTTATACCCCAGTGAACCCCAATTTTGGTGGCAGTTATCTCAATGGCTCCTACCTGTTGGCAAATGCCTCGGCGCAGAACGATCACAAGGGTGGCTCAGGTTATACACCCCCCAGTGCCCTCGAGCGCATGGCAAGTTCCCTTGAGTCTCGTCTGATGAGCCAACTCTTTAACGATGCGGCCAATGGCGGTGAGGGCTATCTCAAGACCACGGACTTCGAAATCCAAGTGGTCAACGAAGATGGCATGCTACTGGTGCATATTACCGATCTATTGACCGGCGAAACAACGGTGATCGAAGTTGGTGGGTTGAGCGACAGTTCGAGTGTGGGTGGCTAA
- the bioA gene encoding adenosylmethionine--8-amino-7-oxononanoate transaminase has product MSVNSQIDHQFDRQHIWHPYTSMTQALPAYGVVSAEGCELILEDGRRLIDGTSSWWACVHGYGHPYILEAMQKQLSTLSHVMFGGITHPSAIAVSKKLLAMTSENLTKVFLADSGSIAVEVAMKMALQYWQGRGAPNKQRILTVKHGYHGDTFAAMSVCDPEGGMHTMFGEAVTQQLFAPAPKTPFGENLIADDLEAMASLLEAHHQTIAAVIIEPIMQGAGAMHFYSADYLKGLRALCDRYKVLLILDEIATGFGRTGKLFAYQHAGIEADILCLGKALTGGYISLAATLCSDEVALGISDSPSGVFMHGPTFMGNPLACAAASASLDLINQHQWPEQVAAIERQMKQELAAASAIDGVKAVRCLGAVGVIEMTRSVNTAALQQAFVDRGVWVRPFSSYIYIMPPYTISAQQLSRLTQAMLEVAAIAGANAKASNGDDAGFISHG; this is encoded by the coding sequence ATGTCTGTTAACTCTCAGATCGACCATCAATTCGACCGACAACATATCTGGCACCCCTACACCTCCATGACTCAGGCCCTTCCTGCCTATGGTGTGGTGTCGGCCGAGGGGTGTGAATTGATCCTGGAAGATGGCAGACGCCTGATCGATGGCACCAGTTCCTGGTGGGCCTGTGTACACGGTTACGGCCACCCCTATATTCTGGAGGCGATGCAGAAACAGCTATCGACCCTCAGCCATGTGATGTTTGGCGGCATCACCCACCCCAGCGCCATCGCGGTGAGCAAGAAGCTGCTTGCCATGACCAGCGAGAATCTTACCAAGGTGTTTCTGGCCGATTCGGGCTCGATTGCCGTCGAGGTGGCGATGAAGATGGCACTGCAATATTGGCAGGGACGCGGCGCGCCAAACAAGCAGCGAATACTCACGGTAAAGCATGGCTACCATGGCGATACTTTTGCCGCGATGAGCGTGTGCGATCCCGAAGGCGGCATGCATACCATGTTTGGCGAGGCGGTGACTCAGCAGCTGTTTGCCCCTGCCCCCAAGACCCCCTTCGGTGAAAACTTGATAGCTGACGATCTCGAGGCGATGGCGTCGCTGCTTGAAGCCCATCACCAGACCATAGCGGCGGTTATCATAGAGCCTATCATGCAAGGCGCCGGCGCCATGCATTTCTACAGTGCCGACTATCTGAAAGGACTGCGTGCCCTGTGCGATCGCTACAAGGTGTTGTTGATCTTAGATGAGATAGCCACAGGCTTTGGCCGCACCGGCAAACTGTTTGCCTACCAGCATGCAGGTATTGAGGCGGATATTCTCTGTCTGGGTAAGGCGCTCACCGGCGGTTACATCTCTCTGGCTGCCACCCTGTGCAGTGACGAGGTGGCCTTGGGGATCAGCGACTCCCCCTCCGGCGTCTTCATGCACGGCCCTACCTTCATGGGTAACCCGCTGGCCTGCGCCGCCGCCAGTGCCAGCCTGGATCTGATCAATCAACACCAGTGGCCCGAGCAGGTAGCCGCCATCGAACGGCAGATGAAACAGGAGTTAGCAGCCGCCAGCGCAATCGACGGGGTAAAAGCGGTGCGCTGTTTGGGCGCCGTTGGCGTGATAGAGATGACCCGCAGCGTCAATACCGCAGCATTGCAACAGGCCTTTGTGGATCGCGGCGTCTGGGTTCGCCCCTTCTCGAGCTATATCTATATCATGCCGCCTTACACCATTAGCGCGCAGCAGCTTAGCCGCCTCACCCAGGCGATGCTGGAGGTCGCCGCCATCGCGGGGGCTAATGCGAAAGCATCGAACGGCGATGACGCGGGCTTTATCAGCCACGGGTAA
- a CDS encoding LuxR C-terminal-related transcriptional regulator, with protein sequence MFKVINWVVVSRSQLLIDLLETRWPQEFLVKLAKVTPESVEVTMSEGNYSLVVIDLATIDVQRAYQVQKQIEKRHSARVVFLHYPKQIDARFLISPITAAVFYGDASLEHIGKALANVLRGQTVIPHALLSASADQEQLDGADNLTIREREVLQALLSGSTNVDIANQLFVSESTIKTHLYRVFRKIGVSSRGQAIAWAQTHLHEVQQ encoded by the coding sequence ATGTTCAAAGTGATAAATTGGGTAGTGGTATCGCGATCGCAACTGTTGATTGATCTGTTGGAGACGCGTTGGCCCCAGGAGTTTCTGGTTAAACTGGCTAAGGTTACCCCCGAGAGTGTTGAAGTGACTATGAGTGAAGGGAATTACTCTTTGGTCGTTATCGATCTCGCCACCATAGATGTGCAGCGTGCCTACCAGGTACAAAAGCAGATCGAGAAGCGCCACAGCGCCCGCGTGGTATTCTTGCACTACCCGAAACAGATAGATGCAAGATTCTTAATTTCCCCCATTACCGCCGCCGTCTTTTATGGCGATGCTTCCCTTGAGCATATAGGCAAGGCCTTAGCCAATGTGCTACGCGGCCAGACGGTGATCCCCCATGCTTTGCTGTCGGCTTCTGCGGATCAGGAGCAACTCGACGGTGCCGATAACCTGACGATTCGTGAGCGAGAGGTGCTGCAGGCATTACTCTCGGGTAGCACTAACGTGGATATCGCCAATCAGTTGTTTGTTAGCGAGAGCACCATCAAGACGCATCTCTATCGTGTGTTTAGAAAGATTGGTGTTTCAAGTCGTGGACAGGCGATTGCCTGGGCACAGACTCATCTGCACGAGGTTCAGCAGTGA
- the bioB gene encoding biotin synthase BioB: MSEIALRHDWQRDEIEALFALPMNDLLFKAHSIHRQHFDPNEVQISRLLSIKTGACPEDCKYCPQSARYDTGLEKERLIEIEKVLTEARAAKAAGASRFCMGAAWRNPHERDMPYLKDMVSEVKAMGMETCMTLGMLSESQAKDLADAGLDYYNHNLDTSPEYYGDIITTRTYQDRLNTLDNVRAAGMKVCSGGIVGMGEQASDRAGLLQQLANMAKHPESVPINMLVKVAGTPFENLDDLDPLEFVRTIAVARIVMPLSRVRLSAGREKMTDELQAMCFFAGANSIFYGCKLLTTSNPEENEDMTLFKRLGLHPEQGKAGTVEEDKAVFAKAQAVKDKASQPFYDAAAL; the protein is encoded by the coding sequence ATGTCCGAAATAGCCTTACGTCACGATTGGCAACGTGATGAAATTGAAGCACTTTTTGCGCTACCTATGAATGACCTGCTGTTTAAGGCCCATAGCATTCATCGCCAGCATTTCGACCCTAACGAGGTGCAGATCTCACGCCTTCTGTCGATCAAGACCGGCGCCTGCCCAGAGGATTGCAAGTACTGTCCTCAGAGTGCCCGCTACGATACCGGCCTTGAGAAAGAGCGACTGATCGAGATTGAGAAGGTGCTGACCGAGGCCCGCGCCGCCAAGGCCGCCGGGGCGTCACGCTTCTGTATGGGCGCCGCCTGGCGTAATCCCCATGAGCGCGATATGCCGTATTTGAAGGATATGGTCAGCGAAGTGAAAGCCATGGGCATGGAGACCTGCATGACCTTGGGGATGCTCAGCGAATCCCAGGCCAAAGATCTGGCCGACGCAGGACTGGATTACTACAACCACAACCTGGATACCTCGCCAGAATACTATGGCGATATCATTACCACACGTACCTATCAGGACAGGCTCAACACCCTGGATAACGTGCGCGCCGCCGGCATGAAGGTGTGCTCTGGCGGTATCGTCGGCATGGGCGAGCAGGCGAGCGATCGCGCCGGGCTGTTGCAGCAACTGGCTAACATGGCTAAGCATCCCGAGTCTGTGCCCATCAACATGTTGGTGAAGGTTGCCGGTACCCCATTTGAAAACTTAGACGATCTGGATCCGCTGGAATTTGTGCGTACCATCGCCGTGGCGCGTATCGTGATGCCATTGTCACGGGTCCGCCTGTCGGCAGGGCGCGAGAAGATGACGGATGAGCTACAGGCTATGTGTTTCTTTGCCGGCGCCAACTCTATCTTCTACGGCTGTAAGTTGTTGACCACGAGTAACCCGGAAGAGAACGAAGATATGACGCTGTTTAAGCGCCTGGGGCTTCATCCCGAGCAGGGCAAGGCGGGCACGGTCGAAGAGGATAAAGCGGTATTTGCCAAGGCGCAGGCCGTTAAAGACAAGGCCTCACAGCCTTTCTACGATGCGGCGGCGCTCTAA
- a CDS encoding CsgG/HfaB family protein: MKPLLMAAGLLFLSACSSTSDLEQVQASSSLMPKGESYYDLINLPAPQGVMLAAVYDFRDQTGQYKPIPSSNFSTAVPQSGTAFLAQALNDSSWFIPVEREGLQNLLTERKIVRAGLNGDANKLPQLNSAQILMEGGIVAYDTNVRTGGAGARYLGIGAATQFRVDTVTVNLRAVDIRTGRLLSSVTTTKSILSKEITAGVFKFIDAQELLESELGYTSNEPVSLCVASAIESAVVHMIADGIWKGAWNLADQPSGLRSPVLQKYWLEAHSEARVRAKINQS; this comes from the coding sequence ATGAAACCTTTGTTGATGGCCGCTGGCCTGTTATTTCTCTCTGCATGTTCTAGCACAAGTGATCTCGAACAGGTACAAGCCTCTTCGAGCCTAATGCCTAAGGGCGAGAGCTACTATGATCTTATCAACCTGCCTGCGCCCCAGGGGGTGATGCTGGCCGCCGTGTATGATTTTCGAGATCAGACAGGTCAGTATAAGCCAATTCCGTCGAGTAACTTTTCTACCGCCGTGCCCCAGAGTGGCACCGCATTTCTGGCCCAGGCGTTGAATGATTCCAGTTGGTTCATTCCCGTCGAACGTGAAGGGCTGCAGAATCTACTTACCGAACGTAAGATTGTCAGGGCCGGGCTTAACGGCGATGCCAACAAGCTGCCTCAGCTGAATTCGGCGCAGATCCTGATGGAAGGTGGCATAGTCGCCTATGATACCAATGTCAGAACCGGTGGCGCGGGGGCCCGCTACCTGGGCATAGGCGCGGCAACTCAGTTTCGTGTCGATACAGTGACAGTCAACCTGAGGGCGGTGGATATTCGCACCGGACGCTTATTGAGTAGCGTGACCACTACTAAGTCTATTTTGTCCAAAGAGATCACAGCCGGGGTGTTTAAGTTTATCGATGCCCAGGAGCTGCTTGAGTCTGAGCTTGGCTATACCTCAAACGAGCCTGTGAGTTTGTGTGTGGCATCGGCCATCGAAAGTGCGGTGGTGCATATGATTGCCGATGGGATCTGGAAAGGTGCTTGGAATTTAGCCGATCAGCCCAGTGGTCTGCGCAGTCCAGTGTTACAAAAATATTGGTTAGAAGCCCATTCCGAGGCCAGGGTGCGAGCAAAAATCAATCAAAGCTAA
- a CDS encoding methyltransferase domain-containing protein, translating into MKEAISADKIARQFSQAAKHYQEHDKVQRLSAQRLRAKVVPVGRLLDIGCGPGTDFSAAPGLNEVLGLDIAPGMLSQMLESFPGYKALCGDAQALPLADASIDTLYSNLALQWCSDIKTAIGELARVLKPGGRCHLAIVVDDSLSELDALGLRVNGFEQTQTLLDGFSDTHWQIEHQSVEPLRVHFDDLKTLLYSIKGVGASAAMGSSVSQGSDVTQDSDGNQDSDETLGSNGTKGSVSKPLPRLRGRQDWLALCDRAEAMRQPEGLPLTYQILFIHASRRG; encoded by the coding sequence ATGAAAGAGGCGATTAGTGCAGACAAGATAGCGCGGCAGTTCTCCCAGGCGGCTAAGCACTATCAGGAGCATGACAAGGTGCAGCGTCTCAGTGCGCAGAGGCTGAGGGCCAAAGTGGTGCCCGTCGGACGTTTGTTAGATATCGGTTGTGGCCCAGGTACAGATTTTTCCGCGGCGCCAGGTCTTAATGAGGTGCTGGGGCTGGATATCGCCCCCGGTATGCTATCGCAGATGCTCGAAAGTTTTCCTGGCTACAAGGCGCTGTGCGGCGATGCCCAGGCGTTGCCCCTTGCCGATGCCAGCATAGACACCCTCTACTCAAACCTAGCGCTGCAGTGGTGCAGCGATATCAAGACGGCCATAGGTGAGCTTGCCAGGGTACTTAAGCCCGGCGGTCGATGTCATCTCGCCATCGTCGTCGATGATAGCCTTTCTGAGCTCGACGCGCTCGGGCTAAGGGTTAATGGCTTCGAGCAAACCCAGACGTTGCTCGATGGGTTCAGTGATACCCATTGGCAAATTGAGCACCAATCGGTAGAACCTCTGCGGGTGCATTTCGACGATCTTAAGACGCTGCTCTATTCCATCAAGGGGGTAGGCGCCTCTGCCGCTATGGGCAGCTCTGTTTCCCAAGGCTCAGATGTCACTCAGGACTCAGATGGCAATCAAGACTCAGATGAAACTCTGGGCTCAAATGGAACAAAGGGCTCAGTGAGTAAGCCGCTACCTAGGCTTCGTGGGCGTCAGGATTGGTTGGCCCTCTGCGATCGCGCCGAGGCGATGCGTCAGCCAGAGGGACTTCCCTTGACCTATCAAATCTTATTTATTCATGCGAGCCGCAGAGGCTAG
- a CDS encoding curli production assembly/transport protein CsgE, whose amino-acid sequence MKYLGRLLLLAAFSAPVYCQGPDVDEGSKLAAQSTSDAPPRLESDLIDGLILNRAMTRVGHRFYREFVAAYRDIGGMTEHGGLSIVELATARSGSKISVLHNRKPIFVTVVSPASRQLDKLAEQVARRVDSILKQNKKQASWAQWLDPDLAPDEF is encoded by the coding sequence GTGAAATACCTTGGCCGCTTGCTCCTGTTAGCGGCCTTCTCGGCCCCTGTTTATTGTCAGGGTCCCGATGTCGACGAGGGCAGTAAATTGGCAGCGCAGAGCACGAGTGACGCGCCGCCTAGGTTGGAGTCTGATCTCATCGACGGACTGATCCTCAACCGCGCGATGACCCGCGTCGGACACAGATTTTATCGTGAATTTGTCGCCGCCTATCGAGATATAGGTGGCATGACGGAGCACGGTGGACTGAGTATTGTCGAGCTGGCCACTGCGCGAAGTGGCAGCAAGATCAGCGTGTTACACAATCGCAAACCTATCTTTGTGACAGTGGTGTCACCGGCAAGTCGGCAGTTGGATAAGCTGGCGGAGCAGGTGGCCAGACGCGTCGACAGTATATTGAAGCAAAACAAGAAACAGGCTAGCTGGGCTCAGTGGTTGGATCCCGATTTAGCGCCTGATGAATTCTAA
- a CDS encoding curlin — translation METKLMQAVFKAGHFAWRQAISGLFLLAMLFAGLPVWADDLSSLDELALGDNARIMQLGDALLADITQSGDANRALFTQFGVANSAELQQQGIGNQAYLLQQGEAIEARLLQVGVNNSLIASQLGSNLSLVAEQRGSDNQAYVQQSGYDNEVSIYQNGSGHGVIVTQWGNAQRASVTQGYTQQ, via the coding sequence ATGGAAACAAAATTGATGCAAGCAGTCTTTAAGGCCGGGCATTTTGCCTGGCGTCAGGCAATCAGCGGATTGTTCTTGTTAGCGATGCTTTTTGCTGGCTTGCCTGTGTGGGCAGATGATCTCAGTAGCCTTGATGAGTTGGCCCTGGGGGATAATGCTCGCATCATGCAGCTTGGGGATGCGCTGCTGGCCGATATTACCCAGAGCGGCGACGCGAACCGCGCCTTGTTTACCCAATTTGGGGTGGCCAACAGCGCCGAGTTGCAGCAGCAGGGGATCGGCAATCAGGCGTATCTGCTGCAGCAGGGGGAGGCGATAGAGGCCAGACTGCTGCAGGTTGGGGTCAACAACAGCCTGATCGCCAGTCAACTTGGGTCTAATTTGTCTCTGGTGGCTGAGCAGCGGGGCAGCGATAACCAGGCCTATGTGCAGCAGAGCGGTTATGACAATGAGGTTAGCATCTATCAAAATGGTTCGGGTCATGGGGTGATTGTAACCCAGTGGGGGAATGCACAGAGAGCAAGTGTGACTCAGGGTTATACTCAGCAGTAA
- the bioD gene encoding dethiobiotin synthase produces the protein MRYFIAGTDTDSGKTLVASSLLYLASKQGSTLGVKPIASGCEPTSEGLRNSDALALMAQSNVKLAYERVNPFAFKPAIAPHIAAEQVGVTLDADLVTAQLMALPFDEVDFALVEGAGGWRLPLNYALRVQGKLNPQAFLSTVAIDLQLPVILVVGVKLGCLNHALLTQEAIQADGVKIAGWVANCVDPDMQVTDENLSALTALMDAPCLGVIPHLTECSSQNAAQYLDLTKLVLGQG, from the coding sequence ATGCGTTATTTCATCGCCGGCACAGATACCGACAGTGGCAAGACCTTGGTGGCTTCCTCACTCCTCTATCTGGCGAGCAAGCAAGGTAGTACCTTAGGGGTAAAACCCATCGCCTCGGGTTGTGAGCCGACGTCTGAAGGGCTGAGAAACAGCGACGCCCTGGCATTGATGGCTCAGTCTAATGTGAAGCTTGCCTATGAAAGAGTGAACCCTTTTGCCTTTAAGCCTGCCATCGCGCCCCATATCGCCGCCGAGCAGGTAGGCGTCACTCTTGATGCCGATCTGGTCACGGCTCAACTTATGGCCCTGCCATTTGATGAGGTGGATTTTGCCTTGGTAGAAGGGGCGGGAGGCTGGCGTCTGCCGCTTAACTATGCGCTTCGGGTTCAGGGTAAGCTTAATCCACAGGCCTTTCTGTCCACTGTGGCAATCGATCTGCAGTTGCCGGTGATCTTGGTGGTCGGGGTTAAGCTGGGTTGCCTCAACCACGCACTGCTGACTCAAGAGGCGATTCAGGCCGATGGGGTAAAGATAGCTGGCTGGGTGGCAAACTGCGTCGATCCCGATATGCAGGTGACTGACGAAAACCTCTCGGCGCTTACTGCCTTGATGGACGCCCCATGTCTCGGGGTCATCCCACATCTTACTGAATGTTCTAGCCAAAACGCCGCGCAATACTTAGATCTTACCAAGCTGGTACTAGGTCAAGGTTAG
- a CDS encoding globin domain-containing protein — MPLTDEQKQLIQKSFAEINRQNSNFASHFYDCLFAMAPLIRPMFQSERPVFEYHFNELITTAVAKVHQFNEVKPKLEELGRKHLDYGVTISQFEVVRAALLLSIQDCLRDASSPAIEQAWSSYYDEIAKVMIAAMQEAAS; from the coding sequence ATGCCTCTCACCGACGAGCAAAAACAGCTTATTCAAAAATCCTTTGCCGAGATCAATCGGCAAAACAGTAACTTCGCTTCGCACTTCTACGATTGCCTGTTCGCCATGGCGCCCTTGATCCGTCCCATGTTCCAGAGCGAGCGGCCGGTATTCGAGTATCATTTCAACGAGCTTATCACCACGGCCGTCGCCAAGGTACATCAATTCAATGAGGTCAAGCCTAAGCTAGAGGAGCTGGGACGAAAGCATCTGGATTACGGCGTCACTATCAGCCAATTTGAGGTGGTGCGCGCCGCCTTGTTGCTGTCGATTCAGGATTGTCTGCGAGACGCATCCAGCCCGGCTATCGAGCAGGCCTGGTCAAGTTATTACGATGAGATTGCCAAGGTGATGATTGCCGCCATGCAGGAAGCGGCATCCTGA
- a CDS encoding 8-amino-7-oxononanoate synthase — protein sequence MPRLQQKIDEKMQRAEQSGLLRRRQQLTQSVGGANRLVHQGSIKHNFASNDYLSLSQSPELIEALGEGARLYGVGSGASPLVTGYSDAHAALEQALCEATGHEAALLFSSGFSANSALMKTLLDKESVVVADKLIHASLIDGLLESGAQLKRFAHNDLDAAKLLVDKHQPLAVVTESVFSMDGDMAPIDELYTLAQANDAWLIVDDAHGFGVLPLGGHNRVDASRCDLQIVTFGKALGCQGAAILGSRASIDFLVAHARDYIYSTALSPASAHVTLKAVNLIKNGDRRDRLAQLIEAFKLAAKARGLRLLGSHTPIQPLVVGDIDKLAKVDRELKAAGFWVGAIRPPTVPQGSARLRITLNVNHTQADIEALADQLQQALQD from the coding sequence ATGCCTCGGCTTCAGCAGAAAATCGATGAAAAGATGCAGCGCGCGGAACAAAGCGGGCTGCTCAGGCGTCGTCAGCAACTGACTCAGTCGGTTGGCGGTGCTAACCGTTTAGTGCATCAGGGAAGCATCAAGCATAACTTTGCCAGCAACGATTACCTGAGCCTGAGTCAATCGCCTGAGCTTATCGAGGCGCTAGGTGAGGGCGCGAGATTATACGGCGTCGGCAGCGGGGCCTCGCCCTTGGTCACAGGTTATAGCGATGCCCACGCGGCGCTCGAGCAGGCGCTGTGCGAGGCTACCGGCCATGAGGCGGCCTTGCTCTTTAGCAGCGGCTTTAGCGCTAACTCTGCCTTGATGAAGACCTTGCTGGACAAGGAGAGTGTGGTGGTGGCCGATAAGCTGATCCACGCCTCCCTGATCGACGGCCTGCTGGAAAGCGGCGCCCAGTTAAAACGCTTCGCCCATAACGATTTAGATGCGGCCAAGCTACTGGTAGATAAGCATCAGCCGCTGGCGGTGGTGACCGAGAGCGTCTTCAGCATGGATGGCGACATGGCGCCCATAGATGAGCTCTATACGCTTGCACAGGCAAATGATGCCTGGTTGATAGTCGATGATGCCCACGGTTTTGGCGTCCTGCCACTGGGCGGGCACAACAGGGTCGATGCCAGCCGCTGTGATCTTCAAATCGTCACCTTCGGTAAGGCCCTTGGCTGCCAAGGTGCGGCGATTTTAGGCTCGCGCGCCAGTATCGATTTTCTGGTGGCCCATGCCAGGGACTATATCTATTCCACTGCCTTGTCGCCGGCCAGTGCCCATGTGACCCTCAAGGCGGTGAATTTGATTAAAAACGGTGATCGCAGAGACAGATTGGCTCAGTTGATTGAGGCATTTAAGCTGGCCGCAAAGGCGAGGGGGCTTAGGCTGCTTGGTAGTCATACCCCGATACAGCCGCTGGTGGTGGGGGATATCGATAAGCTTGCCAAGGTCGATCGTGAACTAAAGGCCGCGGGTTTCTGGGTGGGCGCGATTCGGCCACCGACCGTGCCTCAGGGAAGTGCCAGGCTCAGGATCACCTTAAATGTGAATCATACCCAGGCAGATATCGAGGCCCTGGCCGATCAGCTGCAGCAAGCCTTGCAAGATTAA
- the htpX gene encoding protease HtpX, whose translation MKRIFLLIATNMAILLVASIVMSILGVNTSTMGGLLVFAAIFGFGGAFISLAISKWMAKKTMGCEVITTPRDNMERWLVETVARQAEQAGIKMPEVAIYQSPELNAFATGPSKDNSLVAVSSGLLYGMTQDEIEGVLAHEVSHVANGDMVTLTLIQGVVNTFVIFAARVVASIIDNFVASNDEEGEGLGMFAYMAVVFVLDMLFGILASMIVAYFSRVREFKADAGGAQLAGKHKMIAALDRLRQGPETGAMPAQMAAFGINGKKSMAELMMSHPPLEKRIEALRAQ comes from the coding sequence ATGAAGCGTATTTTCTTATTGATCGCGACAAACATGGCAATCTTGCTGGTCGCTTCAATTGTGATGTCTATTTTAGGGGTTAACACCTCGACCATGGGCGGGCTATTGGTCTTTGCCGCCATCTTCGGTTTCGGCGGCGCCTTTATCAGCTTAGCGATTTCTAAGTGGATGGCGAAGAAGACCATGGGTTGTGAAGTGATCACCACTCCGCGCGACAACATGGAGCGCTGGTTGGTTGAAACCGTTGCGCGTCAGGCTGAGCAGGCGGGTATCAAGATGCCTGAGGTGGCCATCTACCAGTCACCCGAACTAAACGCCTTTGCCACAGGCCCGAGTAAGGACAACTCTCTGGTCGCCGTCAGTAGCGGACTGCTTTACGGCATGACCCAAGATGAGATCGAAGGCGTATTGGCCCATGAGGTGAGCCACGTGGCCAACGGCGACATGGTGACCCTGACTCTGATCCAGGGCGTGGTGAACACCTTCGTGATCTTCGCGGCCCGCGTGGTGGCGAGCATTATCGATAACTTCGTTGCCAGCAACGACGAAGAGGGCGAAGGCCTGGGCATGTTTGCCTACATGGCAGTCGTCTTCGTGTTGGATATGCTGTTTGGTATCCTGGCATCTATGATAGTGGCTTACTTCTCACGTGTTCGTGAGTTCAAGGCCGATGCCGGCGGCGCTCAGTTGGCTGGTAAGCATAAGATGATTGCGGCGCTGGACAGATTGCGTCAAGGCCCTGAAACTGGTGCCATGCCAGCACAGATGGCCGCCTTTGGTATCAATGGTAAGAAGTCGATGGCCGAACTGATGATGAGTCATCCGCCACTGGAAAAGCGTATCGAAGCACTGCGCGCACAATAA
- the cctA gene encoding tetraheme c-type cytochrome CctA, translating into MSNKILSALFGAGLAALALSPVAMAEPQELAEMHAEMEGCEACHANGEPSADGAHEFEQCQSCHGTLAEMDAVHKPHDGNLMCADCHAPHDSNVGDRPACDSCHDDGRTADSVLKK; encoded by the coding sequence GTGAGCAATAAAATTCTAAGTGCGTTATTTGGTGCTGGTTTGGCGGCGCTAGCCTTGTCTCCAGTGGCAATGGCTGAGCCTCAAGAACTTGCAGAGATGCATGCTGAGATGGAAGGCTGTGAAGCGTGTCACGCCAATGGTGAACCATCTGCCGATGGTGCTCACGAATTTGAGCAGTGCCAAAGCTGTCACGGTACGCTAGCCGAGATGGACGCAGTGCATAAGCCACACGACGGTAATCTGATGTGCGCCGACTGTCACGCGCCACATGATTCAAACGTGGGCGATCGCCCAGCCTGTGATAGCTGCCACGACGATGGCCGCACCGCAGACTCTGTATTGAAGAAATAA